In Candidatus Rokuibacteriota bacterium, the following are encoded in one genomic region:
- a CDS encoding cupin domain-containing protein, which yields MAIGTVVDLERYCAALRAAGLDAPWSRPGPLIEPKRTRVEPWLWRWTEIEPLLRQSADFLTPARGEGAERRILRLMNPGVPERTSGHTISVAVQYLLPGEVAPAHRHSPNAIRFMLRGEGAYTTVEGEKCAMHRGDVVLTPAMTWHDHGNEGREPVIWLDALDAPVVRYIENLVMEPYPADRQPIGGHAGRVIHYPWEVAWEALSRLAEHEGDPFDDVIMEYRDPMTGRSLLPTIGCYLQLLRPGVRTRSHRQSSMAVYHVFEGAGATEIEGECYEWGPGDFFVVPPWARHAHAARGERPAILFSLQDVPLLRALGQYREET from the coding sequence GTCGCGCCCGGGGCCGCTGATCGAGCCCAAGCGGACGCGCGTCGAGCCCTGGCTCTGGCGCTGGACGGAGATCGAACCGCTGCTCCGGCAGAGCGCTGACTTCCTGACGCCCGCACGGGGCGAGGGCGCCGAGCGCCGGATCCTCCGGCTCATGAACCCGGGGGTCCCGGAGCGTACCAGCGGTCACACGATCTCGGTGGCGGTCCAGTACCTCCTGCCCGGCGAGGTCGCGCCCGCCCATCGCCACAGCCCGAACGCGATCCGGTTCATGCTCCGGGGCGAGGGCGCCTACACGACCGTCGAGGGCGAGAAGTGCGCGATGCACCGGGGCGACGTGGTGCTCACGCCGGCCATGACCTGGCACGACCACGGGAACGAGGGCCGCGAGCCCGTGATTTGGCTCGACGCCCTCGATGCGCCCGTGGTGCGCTACATCGAGAACCTCGTGATGGAGCCCTACCCCGCCGACCGCCAGCCCATCGGTGGCCACGCGGGACGTGTGATCCACTACCCCTGGGAAGTCGCGTGGGAGGCGCTCTCCCGGCTCGCCGAGCACGAGGGCGACCCCTTCGACGACGTGATCATGGAGTACCGCGATCCCATGACGGGGCGGTCGCTCCTGCCGACGATCGGCTGCTACCTCCAGTTGCTCCGCCCCGGGGTGCGGACGCGGTCCCACCGACAGTCGAGCATGGCCGTCTACCACGTCTTCGAGGGCGCCGGGGCGACGGAGATCGAGGGCGAATGCTACGAGTGGGGTCCGGGAGACTTCTTCGTGGTCCCGCCCTGGGCGCGCCACGCCCACGCCGCTCGCGGCGAGCGACCGGCGATCCTGTTCTCGCTCCAGGACGTCCCGCTGCTGCGGGCGCTCGG